A genome region from Archaeoglobus fulgidus DSM 4304 includes the following:
- a CDS encoding LSm family protein: MPPRPLDVLNRSLKSPVIVRLKGGREFRGTLDGYDIHMNLVLLDAEEIQNGEVVRKVGSVVIRGDTVVFVSPAPGGE; the protein is encoded by the coding sequence ATGCCACCAAGACCATTGGATGTGCTAAACAGGTCCCTGAAATCCCCAGTCATCGTAAGGCTGAAGGGGGGTAGGGAATTTAGAGGAACGCTGGATGGATACGACATCCACATGAATCTCGTGCTGCTTGATGCGGAGGAAATTCAGAATGGAGAGGTCGTCAGAAAGGTAGGAAGTGTGGTTATAAGAGGAGACACGGTTGTTTTCGTTTCACCAGCTCCGGGTGGTGAGTGA
- a CDS encoding bifunctional metallophosphatase/5'-nucleotidase, which translates to MKLKLLLVISIIVVLSSTSQAATITILHTNDEHSALIPYHGKGGFAKLAYLVKELEKDKQNVILVSAGDYIGGTPFSWLIAEGYSPEISIMQKVGYDVVTIGNHEFDYTSKALQGYLQNVTIPVVATNVHAEGPLGEVLKKHYIANVGGVKVGFIGILGVDAQRKVYSHENVTFEDPVVAAKEAVEDLVREGAEVIIALSHSGIDEDLVLAEEVPEIDVIIAGHDHRVLEEPIVTPGGTVIVETGDSLRYLGVLEIEYEDEVKLKSYSLLEINDSIPDDPEVGLMVQNYVEKLNAFVKERSGFNSIFETVVRSDFSLTTQKFRESNLGDFITDAMRFAVEKATGEKADIAVFANGEIRGNITPVNGEISLYNLLVPVSLGVGSDGSAGYSLVSFYLTGDEIYKVLEIAVLLQKFYGDDFFLQFSGLRVYYNPDNALIDLPFIDKKIPTVLLPGNLGAVVKAETSEGEIERDKLYRVVTDNYILSFLPKVAEVLPQLTVVPKDKHGNAIPPERFGELVIKANGREVKVWEAVVDYARSMGKIDDRYKNANNRINEVWSFPAVGYILAPIAVAAAVVAAVAIRKRG; encoded by the coding sequence ATGAAGTTAAAACTTCTACTGGTTATTTCAATTATTGTTGTTCTCTCCTCCACCTCCCAGGCAGCAACAATAACAATTCTTCACACCAACGACGAGCATTCCGCATTAATCCCATACCACGGAAAAGGGGGGTTTGCGAAGCTTGCCTACTTAGTGAAAGAGCTGGAAAAAGATAAGCAGAACGTAATTCTCGTTTCGGCGGGGGATTACATCGGTGGAACTCCCTTTTCGTGGCTGATAGCAGAAGGCTACTCACCTGAGATTTCAATAATGCAGAAAGTAGGCTACGACGTCGTCACAATAGGAAATCACGAGTTCGATTATACCTCAAAGGCCCTTCAAGGCTACCTGCAGAACGTGACGATACCGGTGGTGGCGACAAATGTTCATGCTGAGGGGCCGCTTGGAGAGGTTCTAAAAAAGCACTACATCGCCAACGTTGGCGGGGTTAAGGTCGGTTTCATCGGAATACTTGGCGTTGATGCTCAGAGAAAGGTGTATTCCCACGAAAACGTCACCTTTGAAGACCCTGTTGTTGCAGCTAAAGAGGCTGTTGAAGATCTTGTGAGAGAGGGAGCGGAGGTTATCATCGCTCTGTCTCACTCAGGAATCGATGAGGACCTCGTTCTTGCAGAGGAGGTGCCTGAAATAGACGTCATCATAGCAGGCCACGACCACAGGGTGCTCGAAGAACCGATTGTCACCCCCGGAGGGACAGTAATCGTGGAAACCGGAGACAGTCTCAGATATCTGGGTGTTCTGGAGATTGAATACGAAGATGAAGTTAAGCTCAAAAGCTACAGCCTTTTGGAAATCAACGACAGCATTCCTGACGACCCCGAAGTAGGTTTGATGGTTCAAAACTACGTTGAAAAGCTGAATGCCTTTGTGAAGGAAAGAAGTGGGTTTAACAGCATTTTCGAAACGGTGGTGAGATCGGACTTCAGCCTGACCACTCAGAAGTTCAGGGAGTCAAACCTGGGTGACTTCATAACCGACGCCATGCGCTTCGCTGTTGAGAAGGCTACGGGTGAGAAAGCAGATATTGCAGTCTTCGCCAACGGGGAGATTAGAGGTAACATCACTCCGGTTAATGGCGAAATTTCCCTTTACAACCTCCTTGTTCCCGTAAGCCTTGGAGTGGGGAGCGACGGCAGTGCAGGCTATTCCCTGGTTAGCTTCTACCTCACGGGGGATGAAATATACAAAGTTCTCGAAATTGCGGTATTGCTACAGAAATTCTACGGTGATGACTTTTTTCTGCAGTTTTCAGGCTTGAGGGTTTACTACAACCCCGACAATGCCCTGATAGATCTTCCTTTTATCGACAAGAAAATCCCCACCGTTCTTCTTCCCGGAAACCTGGGAGCGGTGGTGAAGGCCGAAACCTCGGAGGGTGAAATTGAGCGTGACAAACTTTACAGAGTCGTTACCGACAACTACATCCTCTCCTTCCTCCCCAAGGTTGCGGAAGTTCTGCCGCAGCTCACAGTTGTGCCGAAGGACAAGCATGGAAATGCAATACCTCCTGAAAGGTTCGGCGAGCTTGTTATAAAGGCCAATGGAAGGGAGGTGAAGGTCTGGGAGGCCGTGGTTGATTACGCTCGCTCAATGGGGAAGATAGACGATAGGTACAAAAATGCCAACAACCGAATCAACGAGGTGTGGAGCTTTCCTGCTGTGGGCTATATATTAGCACCTATTGCTGTCGCAGCAGCGGTGGTTGCAGCGGTGGCAATAAGAAAAAGAGGCTAA
- a CDS encoding 6-hydroxymethylpterin diphosphokinase MptE-like protein, translating into MEIYEQILRDFGFSREEDERAARLMKELAGDRLLESSVLEFIRGKSVAVIGGAYEGESIREEVVITAGKAVNKVNFVPHIHVTDMEEDEKILASLEERGCILVLHAHGDNVERIKRVVPVVQRFVGTTQSTPFDRIYNFGGFTDGDRAALLAKKFGARRIRLYGFDFEKADNPVKLKKLKWAKFILEREGIIWGPVG; encoded by the coding sequence ATGGAGATTTACGAGCAAATTCTCAGGGATTTCGGATTCAGCAGGGAAGAGGATGAGAGGGCTGCAAGGCTGATGAAGGAGCTGGCTGGGGACAGGCTGCTTGAAAGCTCTGTTCTTGAATTCATAAGGGGGAAAAGCGTGGCGGTAATCGGTGGGGCTTATGAGGGTGAGAGTATCAGAGAGGAGGTAGTAATTACGGCAGGAAAGGCCGTAAACAAGGTCAATTTCGTTCCGCATATTCATGTAACCGACATGGAGGAGGATGAGAAAATCTTGGCAAGTTTGGAGGAGAGGGGATGCATTCTTGTTCTGCACGCTCATGGGGACAATGTGGAAAGGATAAAGAGGGTTGTTCCAGTAGTGCAAAGATTTGTGGGAACGACTCAGAGCACACCTTTCGACAGAATCTACAACTTTGGTGGCTTCACAGATGGAGACAGGGCTGCATTGCTGGCAAAGAAGTTCGGGGCGAGGAGAATAAGACTCTACGGCTTTGATTTTGAGAAAGCTGATAACCCTGTCAAGCTGAAAAAGCTTAAGTGGGCAAAATTCATCCTTGAAAGGGAGGGTATAATTTGGGGGCCCGTGGGGTAG
- the thiI gene encoding tRNA uracil 4-sulfurtransferase ThiI, with protein sequence MMEKVAVVHYGEIGIKGKNREFFERKLIEAIKRATGMRVRRKYGRIEVEYREGLESRMAKIPGIRYFGVGFKTELNLESIKKAALSVLPESFKTFKVDTSRSNKNFPMNSVEVNRKVGAFIVEKTGKKVDLTNPDVTVWIEICEKEAYVYSKRYEGIGGLPVGVAGKVVALISGGIDSPVAAFMAMKRGCEVVAVHFFNQTMHSPKVREKIRMLAEKLAEYQGKIKLYMVPFKEVQFEIINRVPPKLRMVVYRRSMMRMANLIAEKEGCKAVVTGDSLSQVASQTLDNINVIYSASKLAVLPPLIGMDKEEIVAIAKRIETYEISILPYEDCCSFMVAQHPETRAKIEDVVKYEGFEELERKAVEESEILEVGS encoded by the coding sequence ATGATGGAAAAGGTGGCAGTGGTTCACTACGGTGAGATTGGTATCAAGGGCAAAAACAGGGAGTTTTTCGAGAGGAAGTTGATTGAGGCAATAAAAAGGGCCACCGGCATGAGGGTTAGAAGAAAATACGGGAGAATAGAGGTGGAGTACAGAGAAGGTCTGGAAAGCAGGATGGCGAAAATTCCAGGAATAAGGTATTTTGGTGTTGGGTTTAAAACCGAACTCAACCTTGAATCAATTAAAAAGGCAGCTTTAAGTGTGCTGCCCGAAAGCTTCAAAACCTTCAAGGTTGATACTTCGAGAAGCAACAAAAACTTCCCAATGAACTCCGTTGAAGTCAACAGAAAAGTTGGAGCGTTCATTGTGGAAAAGACGGGAAAGAAGGTCGATTTAACGAATCCTGACGTAACAGTTTGGATTGAAATCTGCGAAAAGGAGGCTTACGTTTACTCGAAGAGGTACGAGGGGATTGGTGGCCTGCCGGTTGGTGTTGCCGGAAAAGTTGTTGCTCTCATTTCAGGAGGGATAGACAGTCCCGTTGCTGCATTTATGGCGATGAAGAGGGGCTGTGAGGTGGTGGCTGTCCACTTCTTCAACCAGACCATGCACTCCCCAAAGGTGAGGGAGAAGATAAGGATGCTTGCTGAGAAGCTTGCTGAGTACCAAGGAAAAATTAAGCTTTACATGGTGCCGTTTAAGGAGGTGCAGTTTGAGATAATCAACAGGGTTCCGCCCAAGCTGAGGATGGTTGTTTACAGAAGGAGCATGATGAGAATGGCCAACCTTATTGCAGAAAAGGAGGGATGTAAGGCCGTAGTCACGGGAGACAGCCTCTCTCAGGTTGCGAGCCAGACGCTCGACAACATCAATGTCATTTACTCAGCCTCAAAGCTTGCGGTTCTTCCACCACTGATAGGAATGGACAAGGAGGAGATTGTTGCCATTGCAAAGAGAATTGAAACTTACGAGATTTCCATTCTTCCCTACGAGGACTGCTGCAGCTTCATGGTTGCCCAGCATCCCGAGACAAGGGCGAAAATTGAAGACGTCGTTAAATACGAGGGTTTTGAGGAACTTGAAAGGAAAGCGGTAGAGGAGAGCGAGATTCTGGAGGTGGGAAGCTGA
- the rd gene encoding rubredoxin, producing the protein MAKYQCTICGYVYDEAEGDPESDVSPGTKWEDLPDDWVCPVCGATKDQFEKIE; encoded by the coding sequence ATGGCAAAGTATCAGTGCACGATTTGCGGATACGTTTACGATGAAGCTGAAGGGGATCCGGAAAGTGACGTTTCTCCAGGTACGAAATGGGAAGACTTGCCTGATGACTGGGTCTGTCCTGTTTGCGGTGCGACAAAGGACCAGTTCGAGAAAATCGAGTAA